In uncultured Bacteroides sp., the following proteins share a genomic window:
- a CDS encoding RNA-binding protein — translation MNIYVGNLSYGIKEADLQKIMEEYGDVSSVKIIMDRESGRSKGFGFVEMTNDEEATKAINTLNASDLEGRAMVVKEARPRF, via the coding sequence ATGAACATTTATGTTGGAAACCTAAGCTACGGTATTAAAGAAGCAGACTTACAAAAAATCATGGAAGAATACGGAGATGTATCTTCTGTTAAAATCATTATGGATAGAGAAAGCGGAAGATCAAAAGGGTTCGGCTTTGTAGAAATGACTAACGATGAAGAAGCAACTAAAGCGATAAATACTCTAAACGCCTCTGATCTTGAAGGGCGAGCAATGGTAGTAAAAGAAGCTAGACCTAGATTTTAA
- a CDS encoding TolC family protein produces the protein MRQMKISMMMILLSILSLRGMAQENQVAISLDQAIDSAMLHNESLRQSRLDARIAKEQSLGADAVFMPQVGLSYTAYFTNNPLNVFGFKLQEQTVTSGDFDPIKLNNPGFNKDFSAQLEVTQPIFNLDAIYQRNSARAYHRMQEWSSERKKEYLLFQVKKAYLEVKLAYQNKDVIAKALQTADAFLKRAEDMYEQGLIQKADLLDARVFQSRMKTNFQTAMSNITNASDQLGFLMGKQPGTVYLVDTERFTMQSVRALNLNSRADILAYEAGLAAAKNKLKADKMSLIPRINAFGNYQYNDAKLFRFNADSYFAGIRLSWKIFSGTQDWHKIKASRLERDKMVSRLNETKSKAEVEYQKTMRQLTDLNYEMKQAESMVQQADEALNIQTDRYTQGLSSTTDLLRTQTQLAQTRLMREMVYFKKDLTISYLVFITSSNE, from the coding sequence ATGAGACAAATGAAAATTAGTATGATGATGATTCTTCTGTCTATACTCTCTTTGAGAGGAATGGCTCAAGAGAATCAGGTTGCCATTTCGTTAGATCAAGCCATTGATTCGGCTATGTTGCACAATGAATCATTGCGCCAGTCCAGGCTGGATGCTAGGATAGCTAAGGAACAAAGTCTGGGAGCTGATGCGGTTTTTATGCCTCAGGTAGGTCTTTCATATACTGCGTATTTTACAAACAATCCATTAAATGTGTTCGGCTTTAAATTGCAAGAACAGACTGTCACTTCAGGCGATTTTGATCCTATAAAGTTGAATAATCCCGGCTTTAACAAAGATTTTTCTGCTCAACTAGAAGTGACACAGCCGATTTTTAATTTAGATGCTATCTATCAGAGGAATAGTGCTAGGGCTTATCATCGGATGCAAGAATGGAGTAGTGAACGTAAGAAGGAATATTTGCTTTTTCAAGTGAAGAAAGCTTATTTGGAAGTGAAATTGGCATACCAAAATAAAGATGTTATAGCGAAAGCTTTACAAACAGCTGATGCTTTTTTGAAACGTGCTGAAGATATGTATGAACAAGGTCTTATACAAAAGGCAGACTTATTAGACGCTCGAGTTTTTCAAAGCAGGATGAAGACTAATTTTCAAACTGCGATGAGTAATATCACCAATGCATCAGATCAATTAGGCTTCTTGATGGGTAAACAACCAGGTACTGTTTATCTTGTAGATACTGAGCGTTTTACAATGCAATCTGTTCGTGCATTGAATCTGAATTCTCGTGCCGATATATTGGCTTATGAAGCAGGACTGGCTGCTGCGAAAAATAAACTAAAGGCCGATAAAATGTCGTTAATTCCTCGCATTAATGCTTTTGGAAATTATCAATATAATGATGCTAAACTTTTTCGTTTTAATGCCGATAGTTACTTTGCGGGTATACGACTTTCTTGGAAAATCTTCTCTGGGACACAAGATTGGCATAAGATAAAAGCTTCTCGTCTAGAACGTGATAAAATGGTTAGTCGGTTAAATGAAACAAAGTCAAAAGCTGAAGTAGAATATCAAAAAACAATGCGTCAACTCACTGATTTGAATTATGAAATGAAGCAGGCTGAATCGATGGTACAACAAGCTGACGAGGCTCTTAATATCCAAACTGATCGATATACTCAGGGGCTTTCTTCTACCACTGATTTACTTCGTACGCAAACTCAATTGGCACAGACCCGTTTAATGCGCGAAATGGTCTATTTCAAGAAAGATCTTACCATTTCTTACCTCGTTTTTATAACTTCTTCTAATGAATAA
- a CDS encoding efflux RND transporter periplasmic adaptor subunit — MKKSTFYLLSTLLTTGSLFTSCGSGADKKENAVAPVAVQTVKPTFQNERGIMANGWIQSKEIARLGTRMMGSVTSIRVKKGDKVVKGQLLLTISDEELGAKKAQAEAMIREAEAAYNQAKKDEERFAILYARKSVSAKEYENVNLQFQSMKSKLETARQMKKEVVANQAYTRITAPFAGNVSQINIDLGALANPGMPLIVIEKGGDLVVESSLNESDIYKVKKGMSATVKVKSAGLTFNAPIIEKSRSSMESGGQYKITIQVPDVDKGKVYSGMYANVLIPISEGEKVQSIPNLLIPTKALIDKDGLTGVFVVSNSNTAMLRWIRIGQAIGDQTEVLSGLKKNEMIILPEDVRLENGTKVEITK, encoded by the coding sequence ATGAAAAAGTCAACGTTTTATTTATTGAGTACATTGCTAACTACTGGTTCTCTATTTACATCTTGTGGTTCAGGAGCAGACAAGAAAGAAAATGCTGTAGCTCCTGTTGCGGTGCAGACAGTGAAGCCAACCTTTCAAAATGAAAGAGGTATTATGGCCAATGGATGGATACAGTCTAAGGAAATAGCTCGTTTGGGCACCCGGATGATGGGATCGGTTACCTCTATACGAGTGAAAAAAGGTGATAAGGTGGTGAAAGGACAGTTGTTACTTACCATATCAGATGAAGAACTTGGAGCTAAAAAAGCTCAGGCTGAAGCCATGATTCGTGAAGCAGAAGCTGCTTATAATCAGGCAAAGAAAGATGAAGAACGTTTTGCTATCCTTTATGCTCGCAAAAGTGTTTCTGCTAAAGAGTATGAGAATGTGAATCTTCAGTTTCAATCGATGAAATCAAAATTGGAAACAGCTCGTCAGATGAAGAAAGAGGTAGTTGCTAACCAAGCTTATACTCGAATTACAGCTCCTTTTGCTGGAAATGTTTCTCAGATTAATATTGACTTGGGCGCTTTAGCCAATCCGGGAATGCCACTTATTGTAATTGAAAAAGGAGGTGATTTGGTTGTAGAGAGTTCTCTTAATGAATCGGATATTTATAAGGTAAAGAAAGGTATGAGTGCTACAGTAAAAGTAAAATCTGCTGGCCTGACTTTTAATGCTCCGATTATTGAAAAGAGTCGTTCATCGATGGAAAGTGGGGGGCAATATAAAATAACCATTCAGGTGCCTGATGTAGACAAAGGAAAAGTCTATTCGGGTATGTATGCTAATGTCTTGATTCCAATATCTGAAGGAGAAAAGGTTCAAAGCATACCTAATTTATTAATCCCGACTAAAGCATTAATCGATAAAGATGGGTTGACAGGCGTTTTTGTTGTTTCGAATTCAAATACAGCTATGCTTCGTTGGATACGTATAGGGCAGGCTATTGGCGATCAAACAGAGGTTTTGTCAGGATTAAAAAAGAATGAAATGATCATCTTGCCCGAAGATGTAAGATTAGAGAATGGAACTAAGGTTGAAATAACAAAATAA